From Thermococcus sp.:
CGAGGGTTCCAACGAGTTAACCCCTCGCTAAAGGCGGAGAGGTTCGAGGGGCTTCACTAAAGCCCAATTCGAAACGGGCTTTCAGCCCCTCGGGGAGGGTCTTCCCCCCGTTACCCCTCCCTTGGGCGTAAAGACCACCCAAGTTCGGGGTTATCTTTTTCACAGCCTTCTTCAAAATATTAAAGGCACCAACTAAATCCGCATTGAATACAAGCCCCGTCTCGGGACACTTAAATAATCCCCGAACAAAACGAGCCCCTTCGTGGGGCTTCCCACAAACGGGGCAAGTTTTTGAAGTGAAAGCCTCATCAACGACATCAACGCTAATACCATACTCCTCGGCCACTTCCCTGAGTCGCTGAATCACCGTGTTAAACCGCCAAACGTGAGAGAGGACGAAATTCTGCTTTTTACCCTTATTCGGCTTTTTAGCAATCCCCTTGGGATAACCTACCACAATCCTCGAAACCCCAAGACAGTAGAGCCTTTCAACAGTTTGTCTTACTATCGTGTTAATGTAATGTTTAGCTTGAAGCTTAGCCTTCTCGTGCAGTCTTCTAAGTTTTCTACTCGTTTTTGCTCCCGACTTGTTAAGCTTAGACTGGTAAACGGCGATTTTCCTCTGGAAGTAGAAGTCAATGGCTTTCAACGGTCTTCCATTGACTAAGAAACTCTTACCATTTTCCACATAGACAGCCATTAAGTTGCTCACTCCCAAATCTATCCCTGCCGAAAGGTTCCCCAAGGGTTGCCTTGGGAGTTTGACCCACTCGTTTTTGACGAGTTTTTCCGTGACTTCTGAGAAACTGATGTGCGCATACCACTTTCGCCTTGAGGGATTGTATTGAATCTCCAGTCTCCCCTGCTTGCCCTTGAGGTGTATTCTCCCCCTGAATTGGACTTCAAGGCGTTTGAACTTTCCGAGGCCCTTGAGGATTAGTTTATTGTTTTTGATTTTGTATTGGTCGTTTCTGAGGACGATTAGGGGTTTCCTCTTTCCGTCTTTTTTGAGATAGTTTGGTGGTTTTGGTTTGAAGTCTTCTGACAGTTCACCTTCCTTTTTCTTTTTAATGAGAGTGAAGAATGAACGCCAGGCTTCAGCGTTCTTCCTGCAAATTTGCTGGACTGTTGCAGAGCCGATTTCCTTTTTAAACTCTTCGTAAACTATCTTTTCGGTTTTGTTGAAGTCCACGATTTGCTCTTTGAAGAATTCTTGTCGCCTTAGGTAGTTTACCCGGTTCCAGACTTTAGCCCCAATGTCGGCTAACTCGAAGAGAGTTTCCTCCTGTTCTTTGCTCGGCTGGAGTTTGAGCGTTACGCTCCTCTTCGTTTCAACTCACGCTCCCATTGGGTTTCAACGTAGTGTTTGATAATCTCGTCCGTTATGTAGCCAACTGAGGCGACAAAATAAGAACGAGACCAGAGTCTCCCGTGAGTCGTCTTGCTTCTCAACTCTGGAAATTCTTGGAGGAGTTTTCTTGCCGTCTTACCCTTCAAGTGGTTCACTATTTGGGCTGGTGAGAGGTTGGGTTTCGCTTGGAGGAAGACGTGAACGTGGTCTGGCATTACTTCGAGTGCAATGACTTCACACCCGATTTCTTCTGAGTATTCTTTGAGCATTTCTTTGAGCCTTTCAGCGACTTTTCCGGTGAGGATGTCCCTCCGGTATTTTGGTATCCAGACGAAGTGGTAGGTTATGAAGTGTTTTGCGTGTCTTGTTCTTTTGATTCTTGGTGATTCTGGCTTCATTGTGAATCCCTTAGTGTATGGTATGCATTATTGCTTAAATGTTTTTCGCTTTCCTGTTTAAGGGCGGGTTTTAGAATTACTGCACCCCACCCTAAAGGGCGAGGCTTTCAGAAGAAAAAAGTAAAGGCTCAGTAAAGTTTACCTCCCTCCTCGCGGAGCTTTTCCCTTTCCCTCTCGATTCTCCTCTCGTCCTCAAGGAACTTGGCCCCGTAGTGGTACCTCACCCTCCCGAGCAGCGTCAAAGCCCTGTTCATGAACCTTCCGGCGTAAGCTGCCACGAGGGAAGCGACCACGAGCAGAGCGATGAAGAAGAGGGCCTCGTTCATCTCATAGCCAGCCCAGAGGAAGCTGTAGAGCAACCCGCCGAAGAGGAACACGAAGAGTCCGCCGACCAGAGTTATAAGGAGGAGCCTGTAGCCGTAGCGTTCCATGAAGAGCGCGAAGTCCACAGGAATCACCAACAACGTTTTGGTTATGCCCTTTTTACGCATTTCGGTGTTCCTTTGCATATCATCCAAGTTCATGGCCTCAACCGATGCGGAGAAGCCTTACGCTTCCCCCGGGAGTTGAGTATCCGAGGAACTTTCCATCAGTTGATATGGAGAAGCTGAGCAACGGGCCGGTCTTCAGTTCAATGGCGCCAGTGTCGTCGAATATGCAGAGCTCTCCAAACCTTTCACCCAGCCTGCACCCGGCCACCACTTTGTTCCCTGCCAGTGCAACCTTTCTGACATCACCTCTAAAGCCCCAGAGCGGACGGCCCCTCCTAAGGAGATAAAGGCCGTCTTTTCTCTTGCCAAGGGCCAACAGCTCGCCGTCATCGCTCAGGTCGTAGGAAAAGCCTCTCGGGAAAGGGGCCTCAAGGTAAACGTCAATCTCCTTCCTGTAAAGGACGAAAACGTCCCTCATCCTCCCGCTCTGGGAATAGGAGTAGGAGAAAGCCACAGTTGAATCGTTGGCCACCACGGGCCTGAAGAAACGGAGCAGACGGGAGCTAGGTGGCAAACGGAAGACCTTCCCAACGTCCATCTCAAAGGGGTTGAAGAAGATTAAGTTGAGGCCGGGGTCGAACCTTGAGAGACCCACGGGAATCCTGCCGTCCGGGGAGGACGAAAGCAACACCGGGCCTTCAATGAGAAAACCCAAATCCCTGACAAATTCTCCCTCAGAGACTATCCCAAGCGTCTCCTCAAGCGGGTTGTAGATGTAGATAACGCCCATGTCCGATGAGCAGGCCATATCAACTCCTCCCTCTGCGGTGAAGGCCCTTTTGCCCCCATCAAGAACCTCAAGGCTACCCGGAGTTAGGACGGCAACTCTCTCGCGGGAGGCGCAGAGGCCCCTGAGGGAGCGGTAGGTCCTGCTCCACTCAACCCTGCCGTCCCTGATGCAGAAAAGCCTCCTCTCCCGTCCAGATGGGGTAAGGGCCATAACACCGCCTAAATCCGATACTGCCCTCACAACGAGGGGACCGCCGTTGCCCGGGAAATCCCACTCCTCCACCTTGGACACCACCCTATCCTTCTCTCACTTCCTCCCCCTTTTTATCATGCACGGCGAAGGCTAAAAACTCCCTCAAGAACTCCAGTCCGGCGTCGTTGTTCACGGCCTTCGGGTGAATCGAGAGGAAGAACGTACAACGGCAGTTCAGGTAGCTCTCCTCGGCACTGGTCAGTTGATATGGGAGAAGGAAGGAGGGCATATACCACGTGTACTCCCTGTTGAGTATTGGGACTTCTCCGCCGGGGGAATACAGGAAATCCCGGCCTATAACCGTGAAGTTTCTAGCTATAAGAACCCGAAGGGCGTTGCCAGAGAGGGAGTAGCGAGGGGCTATAAAGTAGTGAGGTTCGGGCAGGGAAGACTCCTCAAGGGTTCTAAGGCCGAGCTCAAGCTTTATCTCAGCTGTACTAGAGTTGCAGTCGAACTCATTACCCAAGTGGTCGTAGCCGTGAAGCCCGATGCGATAGCCCTCGGCGCTGAGGTTCCGGAGGAATGAAACAAATTCAGGGTAGCGGTTGATGGGCATCTCCCCACCGTGATTGGGTATTACAAAGAGGTACGTCTCGTTCTGCAGACCGTAGGAGTCAATTATCTCCGTCAGCTGCCTGAGCTGGGAGTAGTAAGCGGGGCTTACGTCATGGACGAGGATTACCAGATGATCGAGGTCTGGAAGGTAGGCAGGGCTGGAGAGGGATGAGGAAGATACGAAGACAAGAATCACGAGTATGGGAACGGCCTTCTTCATCTGAGATAAAATGTAGAAGGGGCGTAAAAAGGTTTCTCAGAGGTATTTCCTGAAGAACTCGCCGACCCTAGCCTTCCATTCCTCAGGGTGGAGCTTGAGCGTCCTCACGTGGGGGGCATCAGTGACCCAGAGTTCGACGTCCGGGTTGACTTCCCTGTTTTTCTCGTAGAAGGCCTTAACCTCCTCCACTTTGATGAGGGGGTCGCTGTCGCCCTGTATCAGGAGGAGCGGTTTTCTAACCTTATCAGCGTAGTCCATTACGTTGAG
This genomic window contains:
- the tnpA gene encoding IS200/IS605 family transposase, whose translation is MKPESPRIKRTRHAKHFITYHFVWIPKYRRDILTGKVAERLKEMLKEYSEEIGCEVIALEVMPDHVHVFLQAKPNLSPAQIVNHLKGKTARKLLQEFPELRSKTTHGRLWSRSYFVASVGYITDEIIKHYVETQWERELKRRGA
- a CDS encoding DUF2334 domain-containing protein → MKKAVPILVILVFVSSSSLSSPAYLPDLDHLVILVHDVSPAYYSQLRQLTEIIDSYGLQNETYLFVIPNHGGEMPINRYPEFVSFLRNLSAEGYRIGLHGYDHLGNEFDCNSSTAEIKLELGLRTLEESSLPEPHYFIAPRYSLSGNALRVLIARNFTVIGRDFLYSPGGEVPILNREYTWYMPSFLLPYQLTSAEESYLNCRCTFFLSIHPKAVNNDAGLEFLREFLAFAVHDKKGEEVREG